The DNA segment CACACTGCCGACCGCCTGCTTGCGTCACAGCCGCTGCTCTGCGGTTGGCCGCCGCCGCACCGTGCCGCCGACCACGAGCGCGGCGGCGATGATGACGAGGTTCTTGACGATGTACTGCCCCTCCAGCGTCAGCCCGAACGGGAACGCCGTGAAGCAGACCTCGGGGAGCAGCACGAGCGGCAGGAATGTCCCTGGCATCTGGAGCGCGAGCAGGAAGATCGCTACGCGGATGAACGGCCGGACGATCAGGAAGAGGCCGATCAGCACCTCCCACACGCCGAGGACCGGGAAGAACCAGCCGGGGTCGAAAAAATAGACCGTGTTCTTGACCAACTCCTCGGCCGGGCTCATCCCCGGAAACAACTTGAGCGCGCCAAACCAGATGAACACGATCCCGACGGTCCACCGAAGGGCAACGACGCCGTAGCGTTGCATGAACTGAGCGATGCGGGCGTCGAGGACGTCGAACTGCGAGAGGAAAGGCAGCATGGTACCAGGGGCAACGGTCTGAGAGAAGCCAGCGTGTGCTTGAACGAGCCGTCCCCTGCGGCGTTGCCGGGTGCCCACTTGAGTGGCTGCTTTGCACGCTATCTTCCCGGCGTCACCCTCTCTCCTTCACGTCGTGCGGCTGGCCCTCCTTCTTCTCCTGCTCGGCACGGCTGCGGCGGACGCGCAGCCGGCGGTGGTCCCGGACTCGCTGCGCAGCGCCGAGGTCCCACGAAAGGGCTACGCACAGGCCTACACCTACGCGCTCACCGGCACGGTCGTGCCCGTCCTCGCTGGCTCGGCCCTCGCAGACGGCGAGGGTGGTCTCTCGGCGCTCGGCGGGATTGTGATGGCGGGCGGGCTGCTCGTGGGTCCATCGGCGGGACGGATTTATGCAGGCGACGCCAGCGCCATCGTCACCATCGGGCTGCGGACGGCCGGCTTTCTCTCGTTTGGTGCCGGGCTGGGCTACCTGCTCGGCGGGACCTGCGCCGGGTCGGAGTGCACCTCCTACAACGACACCCTCGGCGGTGCCCTCGTGATCGGCGGTTCTGCCGCCATCAGTAGCAGCCTGCTCCTCGACCTCTTCCTGACGCGCCGCGCCGTCCGCACCCACAACGCGCGGGCCGTGCGCCTCCTGGTCACCCCCGGTTTCGACGTGCGCTCGGGCACGCCGCGGCTGAGCTTGCGGGTGGCTTTCTAGCCGCCGTACTCGCCCCACACCGACCGCAGCCGGTGCGAGATCTCGCCGACCGTCGCCCACTGCTCGACTGCGTGGAGGACGTGCGGCATCAGGTTCTCGTCGCCGCGCGCGGCCGTCTCGATCCGGTCGAGGGCGGCGGCGTGGGCGGCGGCGTCGCGGCGGTCGCGGAGCGCGGCGAGGCGCTCGGCCTGGCGGCCGCGGATCTCGTCGCCGATCTTGAGAAGCTCCGGCACCTCCACGTCGCCCTCCTCGTACCGGTTGACCCCGACCACGATCTGCTCGCCGCGCTCGACGGCGAGCTGCGCTCGGTAGGCCGACTGCGCGATCTCGTCCTGGTAGAACTGCTGCTCGATGGCAGCGACGGCCCCGCCCATCTCGTCGATCGTCGCGATCAGCCGCTCGGCCTCGGCTTCGAGGTCGGCCGTCAGGCGCTCGACGAAGAACGAGCCGGCGAGCGGGTCGACGGTGTCGGCGACGCCGGACTCGTGGGCGATGACCTGCTGGGTGCGGAGCGCGAGGCCGGCGGCCTCCTCGGTCGGGAGCGAGAGCGCCTCGTCGTAGCCGTTGGTGTGGAGGCTCTGGGTCCCGCCGAGGACGGCGGCGAGGGCCTGGAGCGTGACGCGGGGGATGTTGTTCTTCGGCTGCTGCGCCGTCAGCGTCGAGCCGCCGGTCTGGGTGTGGAAGCGGCACATCATCGCCTTCGGCTCGGTCGCCCCGAAGCGCTCGCGCATGGTGCGCGCCCAGAGCCGCCGCGCGGCGCGGAACTTGGCGACCTCCTCGAAGAAGTTGTTGTGGGCGTTGAAGAAGAACGAGAGCCGCTTGCCGAAGACGTTGACGTCGAGGCCCGCCGCGAGCGCGGCTTCGACGTAGGCGATGCCGTTGGCGAGCGTGAAGGCGAGCTCTTGGGCTGCCGTGCTCCCGGCCTCGCGGATGTGGTAGCCCGAGATCGAGATCGTATTCCAGCGCGGCACCTCCTCGGCGCACCACGCGAAGACGTCGGTGATGAAGCGCATCGAGGGGCGCGGGGGGTAGATGTAGGTCCCGCGCGCGGCGTACTCCTTGAGGATGTCGTTCTGGATCGTCCCGCCGAGCCGCTTCAGGTCGGCCCCCTGCCCTTTAGCGACGGCGACGTAGAGCGCGAGCAGGATCGGCGCGGTCGCGTTGATCGTCATGCTCGTCGTGATCGGCTCCAGCTCGATCCCGTCGAAGAGCCGCTGCATGTCTTCCAGCGAGTCGATGGCCACGCCGACCTTGCCGACTTCGCCCTCGGCCATCGGGTCGTCGGAGTCGTAGCCGATCTGCGTCGGGAGGTCGAAGGCGACCGAGAGGCCGCGCGCGCCCTGGCCGAGGAGGTAGTGGTAGCGAGCGTTCGACTCCTCGGCCGTCGAGAAGCCGGCGTACTGGCGCATCGTCCACAGCCGGGAGCGGTACATCTCGGGGTAGACCCCGCGCGTGAACGGGTACTGCCCCGGCTCACCGAGGCGCTCGGCGGTGTGCTCGGGCAGGTCGGCGCGGTCGTAAACGGGGTCGACGGGAATGCCGCTGGAGGTGGCGCGCTCGGCGGCTTCGGCTTCTTTCATTGCCATAATCGTATTGGGCAGGAGGAGAGGACGCGTGCTACGCCGGACCGGCGTGCGAGCGTTCCCAGTCGGCGCGGAGCAGCCCGTAGAGGAGGCTGTCGCACCATTCGTTGTAGAGGTACCACCGCTGCCGGAGCAGCCCCTCGCGCCGGAACCCGAGCCGCCGGAGCAAGCGCTCGGAGCCACCGTTGCGCGGGTCCAGCTCGGCTTCGATCCGGTGCAGGTCCATCCGCCCGAACCCGAAGCCGAGCACAGCGCGGACGGCCTCCGAGGCGTAGCCCGTCCCCCACTGCGCGGGGGCCAGCACGAACCCGACCTCGGCGTGGCGGTTGGTCCGGTCCCACGCCGTCAGCGTGACGGTCCCGATCAGCTGGTCAGGGTCGGGTTCGGTGATGGCCCACTGGAAGAGGACGCGCTCGGCGAAGCCGGTGTCGATCTCGGCGAGATAGCGCTGAGCGGCCCCGAGGTCTTCGAGCGGCTCGTGGCTCCAGTAGCGCATCGCCCGGATGTCGCCGAAGATAGCGAGCACGGCCTCGGCGTCAGCCGGGCGCGGGTGGCGGAGCCGGAGGCGCTCCGTGTCGAGCGTGGGTAGTACATCCCCGAAGAGGTCGGGCGTGGTTTCCATGCTTGCAAAATAGGTGAAGCCGAGCGTTTATCTTCGCGCCTCTCCCCTAACCCGAACGCCGTGTTCGAGCCTGGAACCTCCGCCCTCGCTGCGGCCATCGTCCTGTTCTTCGTGATGGACCCGCTGGGGAACGCTCCGCTGTTCCTCTCCCTGCTGAAAGACCTCGGTCCAAAGCGCCGGCGGTTCATCATCGTGCGCGAGCTGCTGATCGCCCTCGCGATCCTGCTGACGTTCTTGTTTTTTGGTCAGGGCCTGCTGAACCTCCTCGCGCTGGAGCAGGAGTCGGTCACGATTGCGGGCGGGATCGTGCTGATGATCATCGGGCTGCGCATGATCTTCCCGACCGAGGAGGGCGTGATGGGCGACACCGGCGGCGGCGAGCCGTTCATTGTGCCGCTCGCGGTTCCGCTCGTCGCGGGGCCGTCGGCGCTCGCGACGCTGATCCTGATGGTCCGCAGCGAGCCGGGGGCGATGGGCAAGTGGACGCTCGCCTTGCTCATGGCGTGGGGCGCGTCGGCGGCGGTACTCTCGGCGGCCCCGCTGCTCTACCGCCTCCTCAAGCAGCGGGGGCTGTCGGCGCTGGAGCGGCTGATGGGGATGCTGCTGATTATGATCGCCGTGCAGATGCTCGTCAACGGCTTCCAGGCGGCCTTCGGCTGACAGCAGCGGCGCGCGGAGCTCACGCGCGGAGCTGGCTTTTCCCGCGCCATGCGAGGCTCCGCTGGTTCATCGTGCGCAAGAGCGGCGCGCCCTCGGCCGCGATCTCCTCGGCGAGGTCGACCGCGCGGCGAAGCTGCTCGCCGGTGAGGTGGCGGCAGGCCGGGCGGGCCTCGACGTGGTCGTACCACCGCCCGCCGAAGACGTGGTCGAGCACGATCCGCATGAAGCAGTGGTCATAGCGGACGGGCCAGTCGCCCGCCTCGGCGGCCTGGGCGGGGAGCACCTCGCGCGTGAGGTGGAGGTAGCGCGCCCGGAGCGCGTCGAGGTCAGCGGTGCTCATGCGGCGGCGAGTTCGCGGTCGAGCTTGTCGAAGAAGGCCTGGGCGTGGCGCTCGTGGCGCTCGCGCGTCTCGGCCTTCATCCGCCCGGCTTGGCTCACGATCATCGCCCAGCGCGGGTTGCCGCGCAGGCGCTCGGCGTAGTCGAAGATGAACTGCCAGAAGAGCCCGTCCCAGGTGTCGCACCACGGCCCGCGCTCGTAGTGGCTCATCTTGAGGATATAGTTGGAGCCGCTGAAGTAGGGCTTCGTCAGGATCACCTCGCCCGCCGCATGCTGGCTCATCCCGTACGTGTTCGGGACCATCACCCAGTCGTAGGCGTCGATGAACAGCTCCATGAACCAGCGGTAGACGGCGTCCGGGTGGATGCGGCTCAGGAAGAGCACCCCGCCGAGCACCATCAGCCGCTCGATGTGGTGGGCGTAGGCGAGGTCGAGGCAGCGGCGGATGGCGTCGTCGACGGGTGGGAGGCCGGTCGTGCCGTCATAGAACGAGGGCGGGAGGTCGCGCTCGAACCCCCACTCGTTGCCGGTGCGGAGCTCGACCCCGCGCAGGTCGTAGGCCGCCCGGATGTACTCGCGCCAGCCGATCACCTGGCGGAGGAACCCTTCGAGCGACTGGAGCGGGACGGCGTGCTCGGCGGCAAAATCGAGCGTCCGGTCGACGACCTCGCGCGCGGTGAGAAGCCCGGTGTTGAGCGCGGGCGTGAGGACGGCGTGGTAGAGGTACGGCCGCCCCGGCTCGAAGGCGTCCTCGAACGGTCCGAACGCGGCGAGGCGGTGGTGCAGGAAGTGGTCGAGCCAGCGCCCGGCCTCGGCGTGACTCGTCGGGTAGCAGAACTGCTCGGTCGACCCGTAGTGGTCGCCGAAGTGCTCCTCGACGTAGGCCCGCGCCTCGCGCACGTAGTCGTCCTCCTTGACCTCTGGCAGCGGCGGCACCTCCGACAGCGCTTCTTCGGTGATCGGCTTGCGGTTCTTCTCGTCGAAGCTCCACTGCCCGCCCGCCGGCTCGCCGTCACCGTCCACGAGCACGCCCAGCCGCCGGCGCTGCTCTTTGTAGAACGACGCCATCACCCAGCGCTTCCGGCCCTCGAAGAAGCCCGCGTTTTCCCCTCGCGTGTTGAGCCACATCGGCGAGGGCACGACCTCCTGCTCGACCCCGAGCCGCTCGCACGCCGCGTCCAACCTCTTCTGGAGCGTAAAGTCGTGCGGGTCGGCGTAGCGCAGCGTCTCGACCCCGTCCTCCGCGAGGCGCTCGACCACGTCCTCGACGCGCTCGTGGTCGGGGAAGGCCTCGTAGCGGACGGCGTGGCCGCGCTCGGCGAGCCGGTCGGCGTAGCGCCGCATCGAGGCGCGGTGCAGGAGGAGGCGCTGCTTGTGGTAGCGCGCCGGGTACTGCGGGTCGCGGAAGAACAGGCTGTCCTCGACGAGCACGGCCGCGCCGCCCTCGGGAAGCGCGGGGTGGTCGCCGAAGAGTTGGTGCGGGAAGACAAGCGTAGCGGTGGCGTCCACGGTGGGGATCGGTGTGTGGGTGTACGGGAGGATGAGGGTGTGAGAGCGGCTTCGATTCATGCGGGGCAACACCCCCCAACCTCCCACGCGCCCGACCACCCTACTCGCGCTGCTGGTAACGTTCCAGGGTGAACTGCTCGCCGAGGTAGCGGCGGCGCACCTCCTCGTCTTCTGCCAGTTCTTCTGCTGTGCCGTGCTTGAAGATGTGGCCCTCGTAGAGGAGGTACGCCCGGTCGGTGATGGCGAGCGTCTCGTGGACGTTGTGGTCCGTGATGAGGACGCCGATCCCGCGGCCCTGAAGTCCAGCCACAACGTGCTGGATGTCCTCGACCGCAATCGGGTCGATGCCGGCGAAGGGTTCGTCGAGGAGGATGAACTTGGGGCGGGTGGCGAGGGCACGGGCGATCTCGGTGCGCCGCCGCTCGCCGCCGGAGAGGACGTAGCCCTTCGAGTCGCGCACGCGGTGGAGCCCGAACTCGCCCATGAGTTCGTCGACCCGGGCCGCGCGCGCCTCCTTCGAGATGGGCTGGAATTCGAGGACGGCGTGGAGGTTCTCCTCGACCGTGAGGTTGCGGAAGACGCTCTCCTCCTGGGCGAGGTACCCGATCCCGCGCCGGGCGCGGCGGTACATCGGCAGCCGCGTGATGTCTTCGCCCCCGAGCCAGACCTGCCCCCCGTCCGGCCGCACCATCCCGACGACCATGTAGAACGTCGTCGTCTTCCCCGCCCCGTTCGGCCCGAGGAGGCCGACGACCTCGCCCTGCCTCACCTCGAGGGCCACGCCGTCGACGACGGTGCGCTTGCGGTAGCGCTTGGTGAGGCCCTCGGCGCGGAGGACGAGCGACGGTTCGGTTCGGGGTGCTTCCACGGTGCTTGGTCGGGTTGGCAGGCAGAGTCTACGCGCGGCTAGCGGTCCGGTGCCTCGTCCTCACTCGGAACGATCTCGCGGAGCGGTTCCGCCGGCAGGACGATGGGCTCCGGGGCCTCGGCCGGTTCGGCGGGCGGGTCGGGGCGGGCGCGGTTGCGCTCCAGCGGGTTGTCGGCCAGGAGCGAGGCGCGGGTGGGGCGGCGCTCGGGCGCGTAGCGGAAGCCGTCGAGGCGCAGCGGGCTTGGGACGAGGCCCGCGTCGTAGTAGGTCCCCTCGATGCCGCGCGTGCCCTGCACCCGGCGGAGCGCGTCGCCGTCGAAGCGGAAGGCGAGGCTGTCGGCCGAGAGGCGGACGGCTCCTTCGAGCGCGCCCGCGCTGTCGGCCCGGAAGAAGGCCGACTCGGCGTTGGGCCAGACGTGCATCCAGCGGAGGCTGTCTTGGGCGAAGAGCGCGAGCATCTGGCGCCCGCGCATCTGGTTGACGCGGCCGAGGAGGCTGTCGGGCCGCGCCGCGAACGCCCGCCCGAGGACGCGGACCGAGTCCACGGCTTCGCTCCGCGCCGTGACGCGGATCGAGTCGCCGGAGACCTCGGTGACGAGCGTCGAGCCGCGCGCGTTCATCCACCCGACGGGGTCGCGGAAGAGCCAGACCTCGTCGTCCGTCGGCCCGGCCGCCGGGTCAGTCGCGGCAGAGCCAGTCGCCAGCGAGTCGGTAGGCGTCGAATCGGTCGCTAGCGAATCGGTCGCTGGTGAGCCCGCCGCGGCCGAGTCCGCCTCGAACTCGACGCGGTTGAAAACGGCCGAGTCGCCGACGGCGGCGAGCGAGGGGCCGTAGAGCCGCACGCTGCGCCGGGCGACGAGGCGCTGGAACGTCGCGCCCGGCGGCGGCGGGCGGCCCCCGACCGAGTCGGGCTGCGAGGCTTCGAGGATGTCGGCGCGGACGAGGAGCGTGTCGATTCCGGCCGAGTCGGCCTGGAGGCGCACCAGGAGGGGGTCGATCTCGACGCGGCTGAAGCGGGCGCGCTCGTCGTGGAACGCCTGCTCGCCGAAGAGGAGCGTCCGGCGCGTCGTGTCGGGCTCGGCGTCCTCGTCGTCCCTGCGCCCGCCGAAGCGCTCGACGAGCACGTCGCCGCGCGCCACCGAGACCTCGGGGGTGCGGAAGTGCGTGAGCGAGTCGGCCTCGACGCGGGTGCTCTGCCTGTGCCGGAGGCGAACGTTGCCCGAGAAGTCGGCGCGCTTGTCCTCGGTGCCGTAGCGGCCCCGCTCGCTCGTGAGCACGCTGAGGCTGTCCACGAGGCGGACGTTGTCGCGGAAGAAGGCCTCTTTTGTGCCGGAGAGGTAGCGCCCGCGCTCGCTCGTCAGGACGGCCGAACCGTCGCGCTCGACGAGGCGCACGGGCTCGTCGAACTCGGCCCGGCCCTCGGAGCGGAAGTGCGTGACGGAGTTCGAGAACAGTTCGGCCTCGTCGTCAGCCAGGCGCACGTCGCCCTCGGCACGGCCGACGCGGGTGCGGCTGCCGTAGGTCACCGTCCGCGCGTTCAGCGTGTCGACGCCGTCGGCGATCTCGACGGCTCCCTCGAAGAGGATCTCCTCGCGGTCGAGGAACTGGGTCGCCTGCCTTGCCCGGAGGTCAGTGGAGTCCTGAATAAGATGCACATTCCCAATGAGGGTGCGGACCCGCTCGCCGTCCACGACGGTCCCGGACACCGAGTCGGCGTTGACGATCGTGACGATGCGGACTTCCGCGTCGGGCACGCCCGGCGTCTCCGCGCCGAGCGTGTCGGGGGAGGGCCAGCTCTCCCAGACCGGGTCGCCGAGTGTCTGCACCGAGTCGGCGCGCACCGAGTCGGCGCGCACGGAGTCGGCGCGCACGGAGTCGGCTTCCTGCGCCTGCGCCGGGCGGGCGGCCATCGCCCCGAGCAGTCCTGCGAGGACGCAGGCGGCGAACCACAGAGCACGCCTTCGCTCTTCCCCTCTTCCGCTTGTCTGCTCGTCCACGCCTACTCCTCCACCTTCACCTGCCCCGTGATGCGAGCCAGCGTGTAGGTCTCCATGTCCTCGTCCGAGACGAGCCGGTAGCCCTGAAGGTCCTCGTCGGGCGTCGTGATCTGCACGAAGCCGTCGGTCTGAAGGCTGCGCCCGGCCTCGTCCCAGGTCAGTTCCTCGCTGCGGAGCGTCTTGCCCGACTCGGTCCGCACGACGACGCGCCCCTCGGCGATGAAGCGGCGCTCCTCGTCGAAATAGAGGAGCCGGTCGGACCGGACCGTCGAAGTGAGGACACCGTCGTCGTCGAAGACCCTGACCGTGACGCGGGTCGTGTCCTCGGGCGCGGCCGGGCCGAACCGGGCG comes from the Bacteroidota bacterium genome and includes:
- a CDS encoding cryptochrome/photolyase family protein, which translates into the protein MNRSRSHTLILPYTHTPIPTVDATATLVFPHQLFGDHPALPEGGAAVLVEDSLFFRDPQYPARYHKQRLLLHRASMRRYADRLAERGHAVRYEAFPDHERVEDVVERLAEDGVETLRYADPHDFTLQKRLDAACERLGVEQEVVPSPMWLNTRGENAGFFEGRKRWVMASFYKEQRRRLGVLVDGDGEPAGGQWSFDEKNRKPITEEALSEVPPLPEVKEDDYVREARAYVEEHFGDHYGSTEQFCYPTSHAEAGRWLDHFLHHRLAAFGPFEDAFEPGRPYLYHAVLTPALNTGLLTAREVVDRTLDFAAEHAVPLQSLEGFLRQVIGWREYIRAAYDLRGVELRTGNEWGFERDLPPSFYDGTTGLPPVDDAIRRCLDLAYAHHIERLMVLGGVLFLSRIHPDAVYRWFMELFIDAYDWVMVPNTYGMSQHAAGEVILTKPYFSGSNYILKMSHYERGPWCDTWDGLFWQFIFDYAERLRGNPRWAMIVSQAGRMKAETRERHERHAQAFFDKLDRELAAA
- the lptB gene encoding LPS export ABC transporter ATP-binding protein, giving the protein MEAPRTEPSLVLRAEGLTKRYRKRTVVDGVALEVRQGEVVGLLGPNGAGKTTTFYMVVGMVRPDGGQVWLGGEDITRLPMYRRARRGIGYLAQEESVFRNLTVEENLHAVLEFQPISKEARAARVDELMGEFGLHRVRDSKGYVLSGGERRRTEIARALATRPKFILLDEPFAGIDPIAVEDIQHVVAGLQGRGIGVLITDHNVHETLAITDRAYLLYEGHIFKHGTAEELAEDEEVRRRYLGEQFTLERYQQRE
- the lptC gene encoding LPS export ABC transporter periplasmic protein LptC — translated: MRFPVRVPLLTLAAATLLTGCTRRADTILSGALLDEQPAQETWDVTLALSTGERPRALVRAAYLARFERADSTFARFGPAAPEDTTRVTVRVFDDDGVLTSTVRSDRLLYFDEERRFIAEGRVVVRTESGKTLRSEELTWDEAGRSLQTDGFVQITTPDEDLQGYRLVSDEDMETYTLARITGQVKVEE
- a CDS encoding DoxX family membrane protein, encoding MLPFLSQFDVLDARIAQFMQRYGVVALRWTVGIVFIWFGALKLFPGMSPAEELVKNTVYFFDPGWFFPVLGVWEVLIGLFLIVRPFIRVAIFLLALQMPGTFLPLVLLPEVCFTAFPFGLTLEGQYIVKNLVIIAAALVVGGTVRRRPTAEQRL
- a CDS encoding methylmalonyl-CoA mutase family protein: MAMKEAEAAERATSSGIPVDPVYDRADLPEHTAERLGEPGQYPFTRGVYPEMYRSRLWTMRQYAGFSTAEESNARYHYLLGQGARGLSVAFDLPTQIGYDSDDPMAEGEVGKVGVAIDSLEDMQRLFDGIELEPITTSMTINATAPILLALYVAVAKGQGADLKRLGGTIQNDILKEYAARGTYIYPPRPSMRFITDVFAWCAEEVPRWNTISISGYHIREAGSTAAQELAFTLANGIAYVEAALAAGLDVNVFGKRLSFFFNAHNNFFEEVAKFRAARRLWARTMRERFGATEPKAMMCRFHTQTGGSTLTAQQPKNNIPRVTLQALAAVLGGTQSLHTNGYDEALSLPTEEAAGLALRTQQVIAHESGVADTVDPLAGSFFVERLTADLEAEAERLIATIDEMGGAVAAIEQQFYQDEIAQSAYRAQLAVERGEQIVVGVNRYEEGDVEVPELLKIGDEIRGRQAERLAALRDRRDAAAHAAALDRIETAARGDENLMPHVLHAVEQWATVGEISHRLRSVWGEYGG
- a CDS encoding YhgN family NAAT transporter; its protein translation is MFEPGTSALAAAIVLFFVMDPLGNAPLFLSLLKDLGPKRRRFIIVRELLIALAILLTFLFFGQGLLNLLALEQESVTIAGGIVLMIIGLRMIFPTEEGVMGDTGGGEPFIVPLAVPLVAGPSALATLILMVRSEPGAMGKWTLALLMAWGASAAVLSAAPLLYRLLKQRGLSALERLMGMLLIMIAVQMLVNGFQAAFG
- a CDS encoding GNAT family N-acetyltransferase; translated protein: METTPDLFGDVLPTLDTERLRLRHPRPADAEAVLAIFGDIRAMRYWSHEPLEDLGAAQRYLAEIDTGFAERVLFQWAITEPDPDQLIGTVTLTAWDRTNRHAEVGFVLAPAQWGTGYASEAVRAVLGFGFGRMDLHRIEAELDPRNGGSERLLRRLGFRREGLLRQRWYLYNEWCDSLLYGLLRADWERSHAGPA
- a CDS encoding OstA-like protein, translated to MAARPAQAQEADSVRADSVRADSVRADSVQTLGDPVWESWPSPDTLGAETPGVPDAEVRIVTIVNADSVSGTVVDGERVRTLIGNVHLIQDSTDLRARQATQFLDREEILFEGAVEIADGVDTLNARTVTYGSRTRVGRAEGDVRLADDEAELFSNSVTHFRSEGRAEFDEPVRLVERDGSAVLTSERGRYLSGTKEAFFRDNVRLVDSLSVLTSERGRYGTEDKRADFSGNVRLRHRQSTRVEADSLTHFRTPEVSVARGDVLVERFGGRRDDEDAEPDTTRRTLLFGEQAFHDERARFSRVEIDPLLVRLQADSAGIDTLLVRADILEASQPDSVGGRPPPPGATFQRLVARRSVRLYGPSLAAVGDSAVFNRVEFEADSAAAGSPATDSLATDSTPTDSLATGSAATDPAAGPTDDEVWLFRDPVGWMNARGSTLVTEVSGDSIRVTARSEAVDSVRVLGRAFAARPDSLLGRVNQMRGRQMLALFAQDSLRWMHVWPNAESAFFRADSAGALEGAVRLSADSLAFRFDGDALRRVQGTRGIEGTYYDAGLVPSPLRLDGFRYAPERRPTRASLLADNPLERNRARPDPPAEPAEAPEPIVLPAEPLREIVPSEDEAPDR